The window AGAGGCACCACACGCTGCTCTTCAACGTCTCTCCATTACTTCCTGCCACAAATTAGTGTCATTTGCAGGAGAAGGACTCGCTGCACCCAACTTGACTCATCTTCATGTCAGCTTTTGCTCGAAGTTGGAGGCATTACCATGTGATATGAAGAGTCTACTCCCAAGTCTCCAGTCTCTCAAGATATGTGATTGCTCAGACATGTGCAGGTTGGCAGAGGGTGGTTTACCGCCTAACTTGAAAGAACTTGAAGTGGGAATTGGTGAGCAACAATTGAGGGATCTATCATGGATGCCCAACTTCTACGCCCTCACTCGTCTCACAATTATTGGTTTTAATTGTGATAGCGTGACGTCATACCCAGAGGTGGGTTCGCTGCCTCACCTTCCCTCCCTTACCACTCTTTATATTGAATTCTTTGATAATCTGGAGACATTGAAGTGCAACGAGCTTCTCCGCCTCACCTCCCTCCAACAACTACACATTCTTTTGTGTCCAAAGCTGGAGAATATGGTTGGAGAAAAGCTGCCTCCCTCCCTCTTGCTACTCGACATTGAAGGGTGTGGTTTGTTGGGAGAACACTGCAAGAACAAGCATCAACTAATCTGGCCCAAAATTTCCCACATCCCTAACGTTAGAGTCAAACAGAGATTTCTGAGCAGGTAATTATCTAACTTCACGGTTCTTTTGCCACCACTATTCAATTATACATGCATAAATTTCCTTTTCCTCAAaagaaaatacctccctctttctTTACACATTATTAACTAGTTGAACTGATATAAATTTGCattgtttttttttcattcattggGAAACTTCTCACTTTGTAGTTGTACTCAAAAGAAATATCCTCTGTTATTCTCAAAAAAGAGTCATTCTTATAAATTCGAGGACAGGGAATGTGTGTAAATATTGTACACAtaacacattgtataaatattccataAATATTCAAGGACagtattatatctctaatactccataaacctccattgtacacattgtataaatattccattggctcatCATACTTTCCTGTTTATATATTGTGTATCCAACATTTGAGAATTTCTTTACATAATCAATAAATGAAATTTATAGTTTTCATCCATGTTCTGCAGGTAGATTGTAATGAAGTAAAAGTTCCCAAGAGTGGAGATTTCATCTTATACAATATTTTAGCTTCAGGTTGGTAAATTTACTCCACTCCATTCCATTCTAGAATTCACTTTTCCTGTTTTGTtgggaaaaagaaaaatgttatgaaAGCTTGATATAGTTACATGCACTGAATGGTAAAATTGTCTTTCTGCCTTTGCCACTATTTGATGTTTATGATGAACTTATTGGTATTGCCATATAGTGACTTAAATTTACACCACTCCATTCCATTCtagaatttacttttcctgttctgttgggaaaaagaaaaatgttataaaaactTGATTTCAGAATAAATTAGTTATGTGCACTTAATGGATAAATTGTATTTCTGCCTTTGCCACTGTTTAATGTTTACGCTGAACTAATTGGTATTGCCATTTAGTAAATAAATTTGACCCTTTATCTGTTTTTATAACATTCATAATTACCATTCATAATTTAAGCAGAGAGATAAATTGAAATCCTTTAAAAATATTCGAGGTAAAATTAAAACTTTCGCCAAACACTAGGGATAGTTGATATGGTTTTCCTTGTTTCCTTTTCTTCTATTCTCTAATCTTCATTTAAAATTTGTTTACAATATAACACAACATGTTTTGGTTTGCGACTTTGAGTGATaggctaaaagaaaataaagcttaCTGTTTTGCCTAAAATGGAAAGTGAagcttcaaaataattaaacaattttgtttctgtttttgcCATCTTTTGCAGGTAAAAGTTCAAAGATGTTCCAGATTTCATtgtacttgtatatatatatgaagatGTGTAAACTGGATTAATATGTTGGGAAGCAGTAGTGTTATCAGATTTCAGCTTTCATGTTAATTGGTATCTACACTAGTTTAAATTAATAACTGATGTTTAATTATCATATCTACATTACATGTGGACTTGCTTGGATTATTCAATGCTTTGCTTCAAAGATGGGAACCAGATATAGGTGGCTGTTTGGCTATCAATAGCAGTCATGTTTGAACTTTGAACCAACATGCTAAACAAATGAGTTTCAGTATCTAATGCAAGGGTTATATCAAACttgaatcctagttttttttttttttgggttaaattTACAATTCAAAGCCATCATGATGATCAACATCATTATTGAACGTAGCTGAAGTAGTGTTACTTATATGTTAAAGCTATGATAGTCTACATCTTACCAGCATGAAACAGTTAATTAAGTAACTTCTAATCAAAGGTAGGTACAACAGCTTTCATAATCCCTTTATGACACAAAAATGATTTTATTAAGAGAATGGTATACTTTTAATAAATTGATCATTTAAACTTTACAATTTTGTGATCATATTTTTGTTTACTTGCTGGGTTCTATGGTTCATGCCAAACAAAAAGCTCAAAGTATTGCTTTagaattcttttgttgattataACATGCAATTATTCCACTAAAATGTACTGGCGGCCTCTATGCCAATGGCAAGTTGGTGGGCATGTAACTACTTTTGCAAaatatttgtgtcaaatttttctcAAGCTAAATTTGTgccttttcaaatttcaattctgttttttgAATCTAAAAAGGAAGCCAATAATGTTGAATAAGTGCTCTTTCTTCATTTACTAAATTGCTCATATGATTGTGTATTTATCATGAAGGTTCTGGTCATTTTCCTGTGTGGTAGGCCCCAAGCTAAAACTTTCTGAAGTGTCTCTACATTCCCGTTAGTGTATGAACCTAATCAGATTTGGATTAACTTCAGTGGACAGAACCAATTGAGCAAAGAGAAGAAAAGTTGAGAGGAGATGCTAACTTTGCAGGGGCAGTAACTTGTTTTCATCAAGTGAAAGATCGGACGGTCAAATCTTATTGAGCTGAATCTTTAACTGGAGATTCTTCACCCATAGTTCTTCAATTTAGAGGATTGATTTGCAATCTGAGCTCTGTAGTATATATAACTGCCAGAAATAATGAACAGCAGCTGCTTTTGTAGTTGCTGCATTTAGGTAACCATTTGCTCAGTGTAGAAGAGATTATGAGTACAATAGTATGATGAGGTTGTTGCCAAACCAAGCTATGTACTGAATATTATTAATGCTGTTAGTTTATTGGTTATTATTTTGTACGATGATCCACCAAAATTCATGGTCTTTATTATTAGTTGGTTTACTAAAAATGATATATCATTCATACTGATAAACAAATATATACATAAGTTCTCATTGTTTTTCTAGGCTAACCTAACCTTACAGTTCACACTAATAAATTCTTATTACTATGATGCATATATGTGCCGAACCAGCAAAAAAACATAATACAATTGATATTTGCAAAATAAAAGACCAAAATGTCATGATCATGTTTCTATGGTTTAATAAACTAAAATTGGTTCATCTTACTAATCACCTAATATGACTTGGATATGCCTTGCATATTCCCAAGTCATGACTCATGCAACAGTTGAAACCTGCCtcaacttgcagttttgttgcatcactCAGATttaaaaacacaaattaaaagcTCCAAGCAAACTATTAAACTAAGACTAAGACATTAGCAACgtacaaattattaaaataagacaaCTAACATGCATCATTGTTATTAATAACCTCATAATATGTTACCATGATATCCATACAAAAATGTGGCGCCAAAACGTTCCTAGTTTTATATAGTTACACGGAAACAGCGTCACTTGcaagaaagaattaaaaaatgaaaagttAGAGCGAATCCAATTAAGCACTCCAAGCAATGAATTTTCTATGTTATCTCGGAGACCGATACCATGTCTTGTTGCTAAGGAATCATTGACTCCTCCTTTGCATACACTACTTGATTGAGAAAAACTTAGTAGTTCACTACACTGCAAACCATTGTTCTCTTACCTTTCTCTGAAAATCCATTCACTTTGCTGTTGTTGAGATCATATCATCATGGCTGGTGCACTTGTTGCTGGAGCTTTGCTCTCTGGATTCATTAACATTGTCATTAACAAATCCCTTAGAGAGGATGTGGTCAACCGGGTCTTGGGCAAGAAACTTGGCCCTGGCTTGGTTGAGAGGCTGAAAATTTCTCTGCATGCTGCTGAAGCTGTGCTTGATGATGCTGAGTACAAGCAACTGGGTGACGAACGCGTGAGGGATTGGCTCAACAGTCTGAGAGATGCTGTTTATGATGCTGATGACTTTCTGGATTCTGTACTCACCAAAGCCGCCACTCAAAAGGAGGTATGTTCTTTCTTGCCTAGTTTCTTTCTCAACCGATATAGGAAGATGGTAGATAACATGGAAGGGGTGGTTGCAAGAATAGAAtttcttgtaagtcaaaaagATATCCTTGGTCTTCAAAAGAATACCAAGGATAATAAcctgtcatcatcatcatcatcatcatcatcatggcgAGAAACCACATGTCTGATGGAAGGGAACATATATGGCAGGGAGGATGATCAACAAgctttaatcaaaataataaatgacAACAGTGAATCTCAGTTATCTGTGATTCCAATTGTTGGCATGGGTGGGGTTGGTAAAACAACCTTAGCCAAATGGGCGTACAGTGTCGCGGAGGGATTTGATCTCAAAGCATGGATCTGCATCTCTGAAACATTTGATGTTGCTGAGATTACAAGGAAAACCGTGGAGGAAATTACTAAAAGTTCTTGTGACCTTCGGAGTTTAAATTTGCTTCAAAATGAATTGCAGGAAATCTTGTCGGGAAAGAAGTGCTTTATTGTTCTAGACGATGTCTGGAGCGAAGATGCCGATAAGTGGAAGCAATTTATAACTCCTTTTCAAGGTGGGGCTAAGGGTAGTACAATTCTTCTAACAACTCGCAATCAAGAGGTTGCTTCAGTAGTTCAAACATGTCCCTCTTGCACTCTTAATGAGTTGTCCGAAGAGTCTTGTTGGTTATTGTTTGCAGCCAATGCATGTTTTCCGGTGTTAAACAGGAACCCAACACTAGAGGATGTCGGTAGAAAGATTGTCAAGAAGTGTAAGGGGTTGCCATTAGCTGTAGAAACACTTGGGCGTTTGTTGCAAGGAAAGGATGATGTTAAAGAATGGAATGTTGTTTTAATGAATGACATTTGGGAAttgaaaaatagtaaaattattCCAGCATTGTTAATAAGCTACTTCCAGCTACCTCCTTACTTGAAGCGTTGTTTCGTTTATTGTTCATTGTTCCCCAAAGATTACTATTTTGATAAACTCAAACTAATTTTGCTGTGGATGGCTGAAGATCTTTTAAGGCCAccaaagagaggagagagtttAGAAGAGGTTGGTTCTCAGTGTTTTGAAGAGTTAGCTTCAAGGTTATTTTTTAAACCAGCTGCTAAGGATTTTCCCGAGAATTACGTGATGCATGATCTCTTGCATGACTTGGCAGTATTCcttgctggagacttctattgtAGAATAGAAGAGTTTGGTGAACAAGAAGAGAAGAAGGTTCTCATTCGTCATTTGTCACATTTGACATATGGAAGCTTAGTTCATCCAATCTCAAAAGCTTTTAAATTCATTGTGAAATCAGAATCTTTGAGGACATCTTTGTATATCGATGATTTGTTAAGCCTGAAAAGCAGAGCATCAAAGTTGAAATACTTGAGAGTTTTATCCTTTAGTAAACTTGATGTATTACCAGATTCAATAGGTAAATTGATTCATCTACGCTATTTGAATCTCTTTAGGACCAATGTTAAGACATTACCAGAGTCATTATGCAACTTGTATAATCTACAAACATTAATATTGTATGAATGTTCTAAACTGGCCATGTTGCCCGATGGCATGCATAAACTCGTGAAATTACGGCATCTTCTCCTTGGTGGAACTTGTTTGAAAGAAATGCCTAGAGGAATAAGTAAATTGAAACACATGCATATTTTAGATTACTTTGTGGTGGGCAAGCACAAAGACAATGGAATCCAGGAATTAGGAGGGCTCTCAAATCTTGAAGGATTATTTGAGATTAGGAAGTTGGAGAATGTTGCTGATGTCAGACAAGCCAGGAGTGCAAGGATGTTGGAGAAGGACCGCATTGACAAGTTATTGTTGGAATGGTCTTGGGATCATGAGATGGTTTCAAACACAGAGACTGAGAGAGATATACTCGACGGCTTGCaaccgcacaatggcttgaaagagTTGAAAATCATGGGATACAAGGGCGAAAGATTTCCAGATTGGGTGGGGCACTCTTCTTACAACAATATGACAACTGTATGGCTATCTTGCAAGAATTGCTGCATGCTGCCTTCACTTGGACAGCTGCCATCTCTAAAGTCCCTGCGCATTGAAGGTTTTCTTGAGCTCAAGCGTATTGGTGATGAGTTTTACAAGAGTGACAGCCATCATGATTCTTCGCCTACTGCACCGTTTCCCTCACTGGAGACGTTGGAATTTCATAAGATGCCATGCTGGGAGGAGTGGCACGTACCTGACCCAGAAGCTTTTCCTCAGCTTAAGATACTTCGAATAGAACGTTGTCCAATGTTCAAGGGAGATATGCTTAATGGCATATTCAGGAGAAGGGTTTCTTGTTTGTCGGATGTTTCGAAAGTAGAAATGCGGGAAGATGATGAAGCTGGTGGGGATGATTTATCAATAAGGGGATCTCAATCATTTAATGCAAGGACGATCAACCATCTGTGTTGCCTCCAAGAACTACGTATTTCAGGGTGTCCGTCAATTGTATCCTTTCCGGGTAATTGTATTCCCAAATCTTTGCAAAAGCTGAAACTCTGCAAGTGTAGTAAACTAGAATTCCCGGAGCAACAGCAGCACAAGTATGATTTGGTAGAGCTACAAATAGAAGAGAGCTGTGATTCACTGACCTCCTTGTCGTTGGATGTCTTTCCCAATCTCAAGAATTTGGAGATATTCAGTTGTAGGAATCTGGAATCAGTGTCAATTTCAGATCCACCACACGCTGCTCTTCAACGTCTCATATTCAGGAGGTGCTCCAATTTAGTGTCATTTGCAGGAGGACTGGCTGCACCCAACTTGACTCAGCTCACCATCTTTGATTGTCCGGAGTTAGTCTCATTTGCAGGAGAAGGAGTGGCTGCACCCAACTTGACTCATCTCGGCCTCTCAAAATGCGACAAGTTGGAGGCATTACCACGTGATATGAAGAGTCTACTCCCAAGTTTACACTCTCTCCTGATATCTGGCTCAGATATGTGCTGGATGGCGGAGGGTGGTTTACCGCCAAACTTGAAATCACTTTTTGTGGGAACTAGCGAGCAACAAATGAGGGATCTATCATGGATGGGCAACTTGCACGCCCTCACTCATCTTACCATTTATGGTTCTTACTGCGACAACATAAAGTCATACCCAGAGGTGGGTTCATTGCCTCACCTTCCCTCCCTTACCACTCTACATATCAAAGAGTTTGATAATCTGGAGACATTGGAGTGCAACGAGCTTCTCCGCCTCACCTCCCTTCAACAACTACATATTAATTCGTGTCCAAGGCTGGAGAATATGGAAGGAGAAAAGCTGCCTCCCTCTCTCTTGCTACTCAAAATGGAATACTGTGGTTTGCTGGGAGAACACTGCAAGAATAAGCATCAACTAATCTGGCCCAAAATTTCCCACATCCCCACCATTCAAGTTGATGACAAACAAATTTTCTGAATAAAGATTTCTGAACAGGTAATCATCTAACTTCACGGTTCGCATGCCACCACAATTCAATTATACATGTATAAATTTCCTTTAACTCCAAAGAAAATAGTTCTCTCTTTCTTTACACATTATTAACTAGTTGGACTCATTATCTGATTCGCCAACAACAAAAtttgcattctttttttttcattcattggAAATCTCTCAATTTGTACTTGTACTCAAAAGAAATATCCTCTGTTATTCTCAAATGTCACTGTTATTTATATTGTGTATTTATTTGAGAATTTCTTCCATAAATAGATATTGAAATCTTCTGTTTTCATCTATCCTCTGCAGGTAGATTGTAATAAAGTAAAAGTCCCCAAATGGCGGAGATTTCATCTTATACAAGGTTTCAGCTTCAGGTTGGTCAATTTACTCCACTTCATTCCATTCTAGAATTTACTTTTCCTCTTCTGTtgggaaaaaaaaaaatgttatgaaAGCTTGATTTTAGAGGAAATTAGTTATTAGTTATATGCAGTTAATGGTAAAATTATGTTTCTGCCTTTGCTACTATTTGATGTTTATGCCTTAATGCTGAACTAATTTGTATTGCCATGTAGTAGCTTAAGTTTGATTCTTTAACTGTTTTTGCAATCTATAAATTGTACTTTTTTGTTACAATTCTATTTACTGTcgttcattcataattttatcaaaaagataaattgaaatcctttaaaaatatttgaggtaaaattaaaatttgtgccAAACATTTGATATGatttttccttgttttctcttcttctattctttaatCTTCTTTTAAAGCTCTTTTACAATATAACATGTTTTGGTTTGCGACTTTGAGTGAaggctaaaagaaaataaagcttaTTGTCTTGGCTAGAAAACTGAAGCTTCAAaataatttaacaatttttttcctactgtttttgccatcattttcagGTAAAAGTTCACAGATGTTCGAGATTTCATTGCACATgtatatctatctatatatatagatatatggaGATGTAAACTGGATTAATGTGTTGGGAAGCAGCAGTGTTTTCTGATTTCAGCTTTTATTTTAGTTGGTATCTACACTAGTTTAAATGAATGACTGATGTGTATCATATTGACACTACATGTGGAGTTGCTTGGATTATTGAATTCAATGCTTTGCTTCAAAGATAGGAACTATAGATGGTTGTTTGGTTATCAATAGCAGATGTTTGAACTTTGATCCAATATGCTAAACAAATGAGTTTCAATATCTAATGCAAGGGTTGTATGAGTATCAAACTTGAATTGtaggctttttctttctttttttttttctgttaaatttataattcaaaGGCATGATGATGATTAACATCATTGTTGAACCTAGCTGAAGTAGTGTTACTTATATGTTAAAGTTATGATAATCTGCATCTTACCAAGCATGAAGGAGTTAAATTAATTAACTTCTTATCAAAGGTAGGTGCAACAGCTTTCATAATCCCTTGGAAACATATGTATAACAAAAACATACCATTGTTAGTAATACAAGTTTTTTCATTTGTTAGTAATACCATTTGCTTACTTGACAAAATGTTAGAATCAACCAATCAAATCTTGCCAAATCAACTTTGTCACGGCCCAAAATGAGCCATGATCGGCGCTCAGGAAATAATCCCTAAGCAAGCCTAACCGactcaaatataagttgaataagaaaattacaaatattttaaataaatttacaatgtctaaaataaataattacatatttttaacaaacaaaaaataaaataaatatgggtggatcctgcctgtgacatatggagcagatgACGTCTAAGAACTCAACAACGAATAGATACCCATTGCAGatcattactcttgaatagaaagactcacataatcaaatatttattcctgaaaaatatttttagaaaaacggagtgagttttgcaacccagtgactagacagtacatctataattcacatgagaccatataaatataattttagttagaagataataatttatataaataagtgaatcaataagggagttctcatacagaaatcaaatcaaaagtccacacttgggcagctccacctctatgggtagccctttcctcttgtgtgtcctaaCGGAATAtcagatctaacgtgtggcctacacgttaggctagcaacacccctgctagctggagtctgagtcagatgcatctaagttaacgtcataaccgccgttaactacggttttctaatacgagcctcccaaaccaattcaaaacatatagtttcaaatacaataattctttaatctctcaaatatataaggtatcgaatcaaatcaatcaGATAATACTTTTTTATCAGAAATATTTTCAAATCATACTTTTTCAATCATAGAAAcatatttcataatttcaaagtCAATAAGTACtaacaaatacttcaatgcttcaaaagtatatattcgagtaaaatcaaatgttctaaaataatataaaacttcatcaaatatatatatagtctcatgtaaaaTTTCTAAGATATgaactttataaaaatatttttttcaattataataaattaattattttaatcaaatcaaagttcttcaacaataattttataaatgtAATTAGAAACTCAGAATAGCATAAACCAACAAAATTAACGGTTATAAATATAAAGCCTACTCACAAATTGGTTCCAAAGGACCGAAGAAACCAAACCAGAGTGCCAAGGAAGGTTGAAGTAGAACGGAATGAAAGAGCACGAAATTTGGACCGAGGTAGTAGCAACAACTTCGATTTCTCACTGCAGCAACCTCAACAACAGCCCTAGTATCAATAACATAGAGCAACCCCAATAACAATGGCAGCGAATCTAATAGCCTACGGTGGtttaaaacaaagcaaagataAAAGGGACAGCAAACATGATAGGATAGAGTCAATAATAGAGCTTTATGGCAAGACAAGGTAGAACAAGTTTAGTCTTACCAAAGGAAATAAGAGGATGGAGCATCAGCAGCTCCGGTGACCCCCCACCGGCAAGGACAGAACAGGCAGAAGCAAAGCTGAGCTAGGGCAAACTTGCAGAGGTTCCAACAGCGGCTTCCGGCGATGTCAGCGCGATCCCCGGTGACCAGAGGCACGGTGGCGCAGCTTGCGACAACGGCGGAGGCGTACCAGCTCCCCCTCCTCGCGAGACTCTCCTCTCTCTAGCCAttgtgtttctctctctctctgagagctcctctctctctcttcgaagCCCCATACCTGCAGCCGCGACAGCAACAACGAAGCTCCCCTTCCAGCGGTAGGGACGGTCTCCAGGGACAGCACCTCCTCTCTCGCGCATCTTCCTTTCTCCTTCCCCCATTCCCTGTTTCGAACTCCTTCTCCCTCTCCCTACCTGATCCGCAGCAACGACGGCGACGTCCAGCCTCACCGGTGTCACCCccttctccccctcttcttcctttcttctccctctctgtttTCTCtcgctatttttctttctttcattctcaGCAGggtatgtgtgtgtgttaggagagggttagggtttagAAAAGGGGTAAAGGATAGTTTaggtattttgataaaattaaagggTATATGTAAAATGTTTCAAAATATCTTGAgatgttacattctacccccctaaaaaaaattttcgccctcgaaaattgatactgTATGAAAAATGTTAAATGGTTTTAGCCCTTTTTCCAAACATGAGAAAGAAGTATAATCGGGTGCAAAAATTACAGCATAGGTGTGTGTTAAAATGATGCGGTTGACATTTACGCCCTCTTATTCTCTTGATAAGTCAAACACACATGGCGCTTTTCACTTTGTCCATCACTTCCAAAGTACATTCTAAAGTCAAACGTCAACACTAACTTTTCAACTTGTACCAAAATCTCCTTAACTTCCTCCTCGAAATACTCTTAATTCATAATCTTCTTGACGTCGCCATGTCCTAAAACTAACGTATTGCTCGCTGTATCTAGAGATTACACGTTAACCAATAGAATCTCGAGTTTACTCAAAGGAATACAAAACTTAGGAAGAGAAGAACAAGCATCTCAGATGCTGTTCGCAGGAATTCGAAAGGATGTGTAAGATCGCAATAATTAAACAAGGATGTACAGAAACAATGAAATGTGCCAAAAGAGAGATAAGCCACATATTAACAAGGAAATTTGAATCGAGGGACTTCGATGGAAGCAATAAAAGGGAAGATGGAGTATTAGGTCGGAACAAGTTCAAAATGAATAAAAGAAGTACAAAGCGCACAAGAGATGGCCACTAAAGTCGATGACAATGTTCACAAGGATTTAAAAGAAAGATTAGAAACACAATCAAATAAGACATCCATCAACAatgaataaaactaagaattatttcaCATCCTCAAGGAAAAATATGAGACAAACATttcaaaagaaataataaaagcatAAAGTTATCACGTCACACAAATTCAAGTTGAAACAAAAAGATTCAAGGTTTATGAATTTAAGATTAATAGCAATCAAGggcaaaggttttttttttttcaagaaccttGGGGGATACTAGATGCATAATCAAGCGAGGATATGCATTAGTAAAAAGACAAAATCAACAACAGAGAAAGCaagcaaaacataaattaaaataagataacacATTCTGGAATAGACAACTTAAcagtcataaaataaaaaaatagtaactaTCACAAAGTCGGCATGCTTCTTTTCCCTTTCTATAGAAATCTTCGACTAAGTACCTTTGggattattagtttattaccatGACTTTGGACCTTAAATAATTACAtcaatataaaatttgatatctCCTAACTCAAAATAGTAGAAAGTTATGTAATACATGGCAAGAAATGTAATTGATCTCCTTGTTGTCCCTTAAGCAAGAATTTACATATACATTTAGGTATTTAACTCCTTATGGTCGCTGTTGGTAAAATACAGTCATGTGATTTCTTATAATCATGCAGCTAGACTTAGTATGAAGTTCTAaataaattcacaaataaaatactgataataataaaactaaactTTGAAGTACTGCCAattaatatactaaaatcagttaaaataactatttttttttaaatataatccaACACATAGTAAAAGAATTTTAGAAAATTGGTATGAGGTCATATTTTTTATAAAGATAAAACACCAAAAAGAAAATTCACCTTCATAAATAGTCAAGTGAACTTAAAGCTCATAAACTTAGGACAAACTCAAATACATATATTAAATctaaatatttgaaaatatatCTCCCAAATCCTTGTCGTATCTTggaaaatatataaagaaaaaaaaaattttttttttggtatatatGGAGCCTTTCACAAATTTCCAACCCAGAAGTGAGACTAAGAAACCCAAAAATAACCATTACATACAAATCAAGAAACTCAACAGTCCAATCACCAAAGAAATTGACTTGCTTGTTACTTAAAAAATCTCAATGATCTCTGTTAATATTAGTCATATAACCACATTTTGGGTTAAATCATAGTAGAAATCCATTTATCACTTTTTTCTTCATATACATTATTGTCTTGAGTGCACATGTATACAAATTGTAAGCTTGTAGCTTTCTAAGAAACATTTAGCTCatgttatattttattatcttattatcaaaatataagaaaaatcaatcaaaattacaaaattaatatttagtatactataataaaattaatgtaaaatatcaGTTAGATTATCAAAATCAAAGTACAAGATCTGGCAAGACAAACTGGAAAGGATGCAATTTCAGTGTATTAGAAAGTATAAGAGATTTATTGGCAACTCTCTACTTTAGGTCAAACGTTCTTGTATTTTCTATCACAAGAATAGCATTTAAGTATATACACAAAatacaaaaaccaaaaaacaactATATCACATGAATGGCAAGAGAAATGACAAGTGTGGTACGTGTCAATGTCTTTGTTGTAAGAattaataagaagaaaagaattttt is drawn from Arachis hypogaea cultivar Tifrunner chromosome 12, arahy.Tifrunner.gnm2.J5K5, whole genome shotgun sequence and contains these coding sequences:
- the LOC112726293 gene encoding putative disease resistance RPP13-like protein 1 isoform X1, coding for MAGALVAGALLSGFINIVINKSLREDVVNRVLGKKLGPGLVERLKISLHAAEAVLDDAEYKQLGDERVRDWLNSLRDAVYDADDFLDSVLTKAATQKEVCSFLPSFFLNRYRKMVDNMEGVVARIEFLVSQKDILGLQKNTKDNNLSSSSSSSSSWRETTCLMEGNIYGREDDQQALIKIINDNSESQLSVIPIVGMGGVGKTTLAKWAYSVAEGFDLKAWICISETFDVAEITRKTVEEITKSSCDLRSLNLLQNELQEILSGKKCFIVLDDVWSEDADKWKQFITPFQGGAKGSTILLTTRNQEVASVVQTCPSCTLNELSEESCWLLFAANACFPVLNRNPTLEDVGRKIVKKCKGLPLAVETLGRLLQGKDDVKEWNVVLMNDIWELKNSKIIPALLISYFQLPPYLKRCFVYCSLFPKDYYFDKLKLILLWMAEDLLRPPKRGESLEEVGSQCFEELASRLFFKPAAKDFPENYVMHDLLHDLAVFLAGDFYCRIEEFGEQEEKKVLIRHLSHLTYGSLVHPISKAFKFIVKSESLRTSLYIDDLLSLKSRASKLKYLRVLSFSKLDVLPDSIGKLIHLRYLNLFRTNVKTLPESLCNLYNLQTLILYECSKLAMLPDGMHKLVKLRHLLLGGTCLKEMPRGISKLKHMHILDYFVVGKHKDNGIQELGGLSNLEGLFEIRKLENVADVRQARSARMLEKDRIDKLLLEWSWDHEMVSNTETERDILDGLQPHNGLKELKIMGYKGERFPDWVGHSSYNNMTTVWLSCKNCCMLPSLGQLPSLKSLRIEGFLELKRIGDEFYKSDSHHDSSPTAPFPSLETLEFHKMPCWEEWHVPDPEAFPQLKILRIERCPMFKGDMLNGIFRRRVSCLSDVSKVEMREDDEAGGDDLSIRGSQSFNARTINHLCCLQELRISGCPSIVSFPGNCIPKSLQKLKLCKCSKLEFPEQQQHKYDLVELQIEESCDSLTSLSLDVFPNLKNLEIFSCRNLESVSISDPPHAALQRLIFRRCSNLVSFAGGLAAPNLTQLTIFDCPELVSFAGEGVAAPNLTHLGLSKCDKLEALPRDMKSLLPSLHSLLISGSDMCWMAEGGLPPNLKSLFVGTSEQQMRDLSWMGNLHALTHLTIYGSYCDNIKSYPEVGSLPHLPSLTTLHIKEFDNLETLECNELLRLTSLQQLHINSCPRLENMEGEKLPPSLLLLKMEYCGLLGEHCKNKHQLIWPKISHIPTIQVDDKQIF